In the genome of Candidatus Limnocylindrales bacterium, the window AGAAGAAGTAGCAAGGGTTTTAGTTGTTTCCAACAACTAAAACCCTTGCTACCGCCCTTAAAATCAGATTCATGGGAGTTTGTGGTTTGTACCAACGACTTGAGTGATTTTTTAGAGAGAGTAGACGGTAACGGAAGTCGTTGGTACAGAATTTTAATGCGCCCCTTTGGCTGTGGTTGTTTCCAATCGCCGATCTTGAGGCAGCCAGTCTTCGGCTACTTCAGGGGAGCTATACTCATAGGGGCCCCTATAGACTGTGGGAATTTTATCGAAATTACCATGGGGAGGGGGTGAAGGGGTTGTCCACTCCAAAGTATTGGCATGCCAGGGATTTCGATCCGCCCGTTTTCCGGCGAACAAACTCCAGATGAAATTAAACAGGAAAATAAGCTGAACGGCCCCCAGGCAGAAAGCACTTATGCTGATAAACACATTAATAGGTTGGAGGGGATGTAAGAATTCATACTGCATGGGGTTGAAGATCCGGCGCATATGTCCACCCACACCCAGAATATGCATGGGGAAGAAGGTTGCATTGAAGAAGATGAAGGTGAGAATTGCATGGATTTTTCCCAGGGTTTCGTTCATCATACGACCGAACATTTTGGGGAACCAGTAAGTAATAGCGGCGAAAATAGCAAAGATAATTCCGGCAACCACGTAGTGGAAATGAGCGACAATATAATAGGTATCATGGATGAAGATATCTACCGGTGTTGAAGCCATAAAGATCCCGCTTAATCCACCGATAACGAAATTGGACACGAAGGCAAGGCCAAAAAGCATAGGGGTTGTAAATCGAATAGATCCTCCCCACAGGGTACCTAACCAGTTAAAGGTTTTGATGGCCGAAGGAACGGCAATGACCATGGTGGTCATCATGAAAGTAGCCCCAATGAGGGGATTCATGCCGCTGACAAACATATGATGACCCCAGACGACCCAGGAGAGGAAAGCAATGGCCGTCATGGCAAATACCATCCCCCGATAGCCGAAGATTGGTTTACGGGAAAAAACAGACAGAACTTCCGAAGTAACCCCCATGGCGGGAAGAACTAGAATGTAAACTTCGGGGTGACCGAAGAACCAGAAGAGGTGTTGCCAGAGGATAGGCTCCCCACCTCCTTCTGGAAGGAAGAAATGGGTTCCAAGCATACGATCAAACAGTAGCATAGCCAGGGCTGAAGTTAACACCGGAAGGGCCAGCAGAAGGAGAATGGCTGTAATGAAAAGGGACCAGGTTATCAGCGGCATTCGGAAAAAGGTCATCCCAGGGGCCCGCATGTTGATGATGGTGGTAATATAATTAATGGATCCCATAAGCGAAGAGATACCCATGACAATAAGGCTGATACACCATAGATTCTGTCCCCAATTTACACCTGTATATTCCACTTTAGCCGTAAGTGGTGCATAGGAGGTCCAACCTGCTGCTGCAGGCCCGCCTGGGACAAAAAGACTTGCTAACATGATAATACCGGATAGAAGGCCAACCCAGAAGGAAAGCATATTAAGAGTCGGGAAGGCCATATCCCGGGCCCCAATGGTAAGGGGAATAAGAAAGTTTCCAAAACCACCGACCATAATAGGCATGACCACGAAGAAGATCATCAATGTGGCATGCATGGTAAAGAGGGAATTATAGAGCGGTGCGGTGATGGCACCCATGGGCATGTTTTTGGTTAACCAGTTTTGTTCGCTTTCGGGTTTCGATAACCATTCGGCCCAGGTTTGATCCATGCTTGTTTTGGGCTCCCCGGTATCGATAAATTCTTTTGAAGCGCCGATGATCGGTAGTGGTTTTTCAGGAAAGGCCAGTTCCCATCGGATTAACATGGCCATTAATCCCCCGATGATTAACATGAACAAACCCATAAAGAGGAACTGCCGACCTATCATCTTATGGTCGGTTGAAAAGATGTATGTGCGCACAAAGCCAGGATGAGCATGGGCTTCATGCACTTCATGCGTACCTTTGGCTGCTCTGGATTCACTCATCGTTTGTTTTTAGTTAGAGGGTTGTAAAGCGAAACGTCACTTCATACTCAGCAAAATCCTCTGAAACGGCGTTTCCCCTTACAACCCCTTATCTCTGGTTCATCAACCCAAGCACCGCTTAACCATCCCGTCCACTGCAAAAACAACCAGAGAGGCAAAGATGGTTTAGATTCTTGGTTAAAGTTGGTTCTGTTTTCTTTGGCACAGGTCCTACACCTTTCCTGAGCAGGTTATTGCGCTTTTTCAGTCGAGGGCCATTTTTCCTTGACCCACGCAGCATACTCCTCAGGCGTATGGACGATTAAAGAACCGAGCATTCCGGAATGTCCAATTCCACAAAGTTCTGCACAAGGAAGTGGATATCTACCCGGTTTAGTCGCCTGAAACCAGGCCAAAATGGTCCGTCCAGGTAAAACATCTTGTTTTAAACGCAGGTGGGGAAGGAAGAAGCTATGGATAACATCCTTTCCTACCAACTCAACTCGAACTACTTTATTAACCGGAACATGGATTTCATCCAGTATCGCCGGATCTCCGGGACGTGGAAGATCATCTTCTGTTCCAAACTTCCCGTCAGGTCCCGGGTAAGTAATATCCCAGTTGAACTGCTTGGCAAGAACCCGAATCTGTACCTCTCCAGGCGGTATGTTCATTTTGATGTGACTCCAGGCTGCTTGGCTCTTGAATGCCAGCAAAATCAAAATGATTGCCGGAATAGCGGTCCAGATAATCTCGAGGGTGGTACTTCCATGGGTATAAATCGCCCGACGTCCCTCTTGATAGCGGTACTTAATAAGAAACACAATCATGGCTACCGTGACCAGCAGGAAAACAATTCCCGTAATATAGTAGATAAGATAGAAAAGGGAATCCACTTCCTTCCCGTACGTGGATACATCTTCTGGAAGCCAATTTAACATCCGCATTTTTCTATCCTTTCCACGGTTCTCGTTTTGTATCTGAAGCACAAGCCTCAACTCCCATAGGGCTTACCTCAATCTCTACCAAAACCGTGGAAGGATAGATATAAGAAATCACTTCGGGGCTTTGAATTCGATAAATTTTAGCTTCGGTAAGAAACGTCTTTGCCGAAAAGCCTAGAAGAACCTTACACTTAGGATACGAAATAATACTAGGAATTAGGTTCTACTTTGTCAAGAGAATATTTGTCTAGAACATCGAAAGTTAATTTAAATTACTGCCATTCTCGAATAAATTTCTCAGCCATT includes:
- a CDS encoding cbb3-type cytochrome c oxidase subunit I, translated to MSESRAAKGTHEVHEAHAHPGFVRTYIFSTDHKMIGRQFLFMGLFMLIIGGLMAMLIRWELAFPEKPLPIIGASKEFIDTGEPKTSMDQTWAEWLSKPESEQNWLTKNMPMGAITAPLYNSLFTMHATLMIFFVVMPIMVGGFGNFLIPLTIGARDMAFPTLNMLSFWVGLLSGIIMLASLFVPGGPAAAGWTSYAPLTAKVEYTGVNWGQNLWCISLIVMGISSLMGSINYITTIINMRAPGMTFFRMPLITWSLFITAILLLLALPVLTSALAMLLFDRMLGTHFFLPEGGGEPILWQHLFWFFGHPEVYILVLPAMGVTSEVLSVFSRKPIFGYRGMVFAMTAIAFLSWVVWGHHMFVSGMNPLIGATFMMTTMVIAVPSAIKTFNWLGTLWGGSIRFTTPMLFGLAFVSNFVIGGLSGIFMASTPVDIFIHDTYYIVAHFHYVVAGIIFAIFAAITYWFPKMFGRMMNETLGKIHAILTFIFFNATFFPMHILGVGGHMRRIFNPMQYEFLHPLQPINVFISISAFCLGAVQLIFLFNFIWSLFAGKRADRNPWHANTLEWTTPSPPPHGNFDKIPTVYRGPYEYSSPEVAEDWLPQDRRLETTTAKGAH
- the coxB gene encoding cytochrome c oxidase subunit II, producing MRMLNWLPEDVSTYGKEVDSLFYLIYYITGIVFLLVTVAMIVFLIKYRYQEGRRAIYTHGSTTLEIIWTAIPAIILILLAFKSQAAWSHIKMNIPPGEVQIRVLAKQFNWDITYPGPDGKFGTEDDLPRPGDPAILDEIHVPVNKVVRVELVGKDVIHSFFLPHLRLKQDVLPGRTILAWFQATKPGRYPLPCAELCGIGHSGMLGSLIVHTPEEYAAWVKEKWPSTEKAQ